In Cryptomeria japonica chromosome 10, Sugi_1.0, whole genome shotgun sequence, a genomic segment contains:
- the LOC131033314 gene encoding translocase of chloroplast 108, chloroplastic isoform X1, with translation MEGGFAKIARLESGPGQDQKGEVPVRIPTVTAQGSIPIRAPVSDDIEDDDNDKEGFDTEEGGEEEGEECFESAPASPVGSFTNNNHPSDFADKEGESLAKVRKASRSHSDSDDSYSSSPSSSSSSSFSGSRRPRVRPVAKVSGEEEEEQPAVEVLVHESEEEEGFRVAKVPPLVASGGVVSGFGEQSLGVIGGSEGSAEAFEMGNESSEIGEVGVSERPAELQQGLASVELEGAEGVKDGVLDAAEGAALKKDSQEDVNSGEREVVGEILSSADSMSKQDGEGKEPSEIEGGKAHEIGNGSVLDKNGDGLEDNGSAESGDVGLDKASDETVLVEKNDSQNGVAVDMEPVVAEEEKSRADGIDAAEEDTNVSQVEKDIVGPDAGESTGPSEDVQGPRAEIHQAADEECAPEDVIVKERGDKGNDLEEFAVKSTLETEEKSLGSPAEEVTIVQDVGESFGQCKSDELQESIIEINQEAGEETVLEGADDKKGDDRSVDVQEFALELTPENGVAEVQAAAEKDVSESERVMEINQTAGEESVPEDADLKESGDKSVRVQELALEPTPENGVAELQAAAEEDASESESNRDKMVEENVSADAVKVIDGSLFLSEKYDAQDSQATEVASASPLPGEQNIDTEGVVDKEVEHYAENALELVDSELKHADATVEVVDDAQEIKAGGVEDSKDGVETSQREEQGFTESKGLVKSKAPTEIAVTIEGGQADTSTPESFPPSITETLDATSKSKIESSTGDYSIQKVTDDEDMKIIGSSSLGASTDVVGSAINVSSLSSNFDDKVSNQQSNVNEDDGQNMANEVVSPSSVTSQQTTNKEDIVETGSVVSHNSSMISKSNMPDNAQETEVAALHQDKSVENQTVKVFNFTDGTPREEAEAGLESQKTESVEVPKEAILGSLDSNEHICSSKPGASSDDSNNLMKSYFSAINQVNKGNVLDDEESAASYANPHITFESSSGDESVQKVVGQMVTDWDDEEDDDEDEDEEEMVDPSALAALMEVANSAVSGSNTASFGDAGFPVSTRPAGLGASVPSLDPMPRYIHHSRPNGAAISRPSPSVEDNQQIGDSSDGYDETQEKLQMIRVKFLRVVQRLGQTPQNVVVTQVLYRLGLAEGLKRGASANRAFSSDRASAIAEELEAAGQEDLDFTCNILVLGKTGVGKSATINSIFDESKSATNAFQPATCKVREILGTIHGIKVRVVDTPGLMPSSADQRRNKNIILSIKKFIKKSSPDIVLYFDRLDVQSRDYSDLPLLKLVTETFGAAIWFNTIVVLTHAASAPPDGANGSPLSYEMFVAQRSHIVQHSIRQAAGDMRLMNPVSLVENHSACRRNREGQRVLPNGQVWKPQLLLLCLSSKVLAEANALLKLQDNTPGKPLGLRTRAPPLPFLLSSLLQSRAQLKAPDEDGEDIDSDIDLEDLSDTEVEDEYDRLPPFKYLTKSELSELTKEEREAYYDEKYNREKLYQKKQWKEELKRRKNMKKKSDSAKPDSDKPKQNPEEEDDGQPEPEAVPMPDMTMPQTFDSDNPTYRYRYLDTPSQWLVRPVLDTNGWDHDTGYDGVNVERMFVIKNKIPASVSGQLTKDKKEANFQMECAASVKHGEHQATLASFDVQSVGRGLAYTLRSETKFSNFKGNKTAGGLSFTYLGNTLATGMKLEDSLKVGKRLKFVVNGGAMMGRGDVAYGGSLEATLRDKDYPVGQMLTTLGLSVMNWHGDLAIGGNLQSQFAVGRKWKVVTRANLNNRRSGQISIRTSSSEQLQIALIGLIPIIRSLIRGRLSEPPYST, from the coding sequence ATGGAGGGAGGTTTTGCTAAGATTGCACGTTTGGAGTCGGGCCCAGGACAAGACCAAAAAGGAGAGGTACCTGTAAGAATACCTACGGTCACCGCCCAGGGTTCGATTCCCATTAGGGCTCCCGTTTCCGATGACATAGAGGACGACGACAACGATAAAGAGGGCTTTGACACCgaagaaggaggagaagaagaaggcgAGGAATGTTTTGAGAGTGCGCCGGCCAGCCCCGTTGGGTCTTTTACTAATAATAACCATCCTTCTGATTTTGCGGACAAGGAGGGCGAATCTTTGGCTAAGGTAAGGAAAGCTTCTCGCTCTCATTCTGATTCTGATGATTCTTATTCTTCTTCGCCTTCGTCTTCTTCGTCCTCTTCTTTTTCTGGGTCGAGGCGGCCTCGTGTGAGGCCTGTGGCTAAAGTTAGTGGGGAGGAAGAGGAAGAGCAGCCCGCTGTGGAGGTTTTAGTTCATGAGTCTGAGGAAGAGGAGGGTTTTAGGGTTGCCAAGGTCCCGCCTTTGGTTGCCTCTGGCGGCGTAGTGTCGGGTTTTGGGGAACAGAGTCTGGGAGTAATTGGGGGTTCGGAGGGCTCTGCAGAGGCGTTTGAGATGGGGAACGAGTCATCTGAAATAGGGGAAGTTGGGGTTAGTGAGAGGCCTGCGGAATTACAGCAGGGTTTGGCTTCCGTAGAGTTGGAAGGTGCTGAGGGTGTTAAAGATGGCGTCCTAGATGCTGCCGAAGGTGCGGCCTTGAAGAAGGATAGTCAAGAGGATGTTAATTCTGGTGAGAGGGAAGTTGTAGGTGAGATTCTTTCGTCTGCAGATTCCATGTCCAAACAGGACGGGGAGGGGAAGGAACCTTCAGAGATAGAGGGGGGCAAGGCTCATGAGATTGGTAATGGAAGTGTTTTGGATAAGAATGGTGATGGACTTGAAGATAATGGTAGTGCTGAGTCTGGTGATGTTGGCCTTGATAAGGCTTCGGATGAGACTGTTTTAGTTGAGAAAAACGATTCCCAGAATGGTGTAGCTGTGGACATGGAGCCTGTTGTTGCGGAGGAGGAGAAATCCCGGGCGGATGGCATAGATGCAGCCGAGGAGGATACTAATGTTTCTCAGGTAGAGAAGGATATTGTTGGTCCAGATGCGGGAGAGAGTACTGGGCCGTCTGAGGATGTGCAGGGGCCCAGGGCGGAAATTCACCAGGCAGCTGATGAAGAATGTGCACCGGAGGATGTTATTGTTAAGGAGAGAGGTGATAAAGGTAATGATTTGGAAGAATTTGCAGTGAAAAGCACTCTGGAAACTGAGGAGAAATCTCTTGGTTCTCCAGCAGAGGAGGTTACTATTGTCCAAGATGTTGGAGAGAGTTTTGGACAGTGTAAGTCAGACGAGTTGCAGGAGTCCATTATAGAAATTAATCAAGAAGCCGGTGAAGAAACTGTATTAGAGGGTGCTGATGACAAGAAGGGTGATGATAGAAGTGTTGATGTTCAAGAGTTTGCATTGGAACTGACGCCAGAAAATGGGGTTGCTGAGGTGCAAGCAGCTGCTGAGAAGGATGTCTCCGAGTCTGAGCGCGTTATGGAAATTAATCAAACAGCTGGTGAAGAATCTGTACCGGAGGATGCCGATCTCAAGGAGAGTGGTGATAAAAGTGTTCGTGTACAAGAGCTTGCATTGGAACCCACGCCAGAAAATGGGGTTGCTGAGCTGCAAGCAGCTGCTGAGGAAGATGCCTCCGAGTCTGAATCCAACAGGGATAAAATGGTGGAGGAGAATGTTTCTGCTGATGCCGTGAAAGTGATAGATGGTTCCTTGTTTCTGAGTGAGAAGTATGATGCTCAGGATTCTCAGGCAACTGAGGTCGCCTCGGCAAGTCCTTTGCCTGGTGAGCAGAACATTGATACTGAGGGTGTTGTTGACAAGGAAGTGGAGCATTATGCAGAAAATGCTCTTGAATTAGTGGATTCTGAATTGAAGCATGCAGATGCAACGGTTGAGGTGGTAGATGATGCTCAAGAAATCAAGGCAGGTGGTGTTGAAGACTCAAAAGATGGAGTGGAGACATCTCAGAGAGAAGAGCAGGGATTCACGGAGTCAAAAGGACTTGTCAAATCCAAAGCACCAACAGAAATTGCAGTTACAATTGAGGGAGGGCAAGCTGACACTTCAACGCCTGAATCATTTCCCCCCAGCATAACTGAAACATTGGATGCCACATCCAAGTCAAAAATTGAATCTTCTACTGGAGATTACTCCATCCAGAAAGTTacagatgatgaagatatgaaaataATAGGCTCTTCTTCTTTGGGTGCCTCAACAGACGTAGTAGGTTCTGCAATCAATGTCTCTTCGCTTAGCTCTAATTTTGATGATAAGGTTAGTAATCAGCAGTCAAATGTGAACGAAGATGATGGCCAGAACATGGCAAACGAGGTTGTCTCACCAAGTTCCGTCACCAGTCAGCAGACCACTAATAAGGAGGATATTGTGGAGACTGGAAGTGTGGTAAGTCATAATTCCTCAATGATATCTAAATCCAATATGCCAGATAATGCTCAAGAAACTGAGGTAGCAGCTTTGCATCAAGACAAGTCTGTAGAAAACCAGACGGTTAAGGTATTTAATTTCACAGATGGGACCCCTAGGGAAGAAGCTGAGGCTGGTTTAGAATCTCAGAAAACTGAAAGTGTTGAAGTGCCAAAGGAAGCGATTCTTGGATCTTTGGATTCAAATGAACATATTTGCTCCTCGAAGCCTGGAGCATCTTCGGATGattcaaataatttaatgaaatcatatttttcTGCTATTAATCAGGTTAACAAAGGCAATGTTTTGGATGATGAAGAGTCTGCAGCATCATATGCCAATCCTCACATAACATTTGAATCATCTAGTGGTGATGAATCTGTGCAGAAAGTTGTTGGACAAATGGTAACGGATtgggatgatgaagaagatgatgatgaggatgaagatgaagaagaaatggTGGATCCTTCTGCTTTGGCTGCCTTGATGGAGGTAGCAAACTCCGCAGTCTCTGGCTCTAACACTGCGTCATTTGGTGATGCAGGCTTTCCTGTTTCAACACGTCCTGCAGGACTTGGAGCATCTGTCCCATCATTGGATCCCATGCCTCGTTATATTCATCATTCCCGACCAAATGGAGCAGCCATTTCTCGTCCATCCCCATCGGTGGAAGATAATCAACAAATTGGAGATTCAAGTGATGGTTACGATGAAACACAGGAGAAACTGCAGATGATTAGAGTGAAGTTTTTGCGTGTTGTTCAAAGATTAGGTCAGACTCCTCAGAATGTTGTGGTTACACAAGTTTTGTACAGGTTGGGACTTGCTGAGGGACTAAAAAGAGGAGCAAGTGCCAACAGGGCATTTAGTTCCGACAGAGCAAGTGCAATTGCAGAGGAGCTAGAAGCAGCTGGGCAAGAGGATTTGGATTTCACTTGTAACATTTTGGTTCTTGGGAAAACAGGTGTAGGAAAGAGTGCCACAATCAATTCCATTTTTGATGAATCTAAGTCTGCAACCAATGCGTTTCAACCAGCAACATGCAAGGTTAGGGAGATACTGGGAACCATTCATGGCATCAAGGTCAGGGTTGTTGATACGCCTGGTTTGATGCCCTCTTCTGCTGATCAGCGCAGAAACAAAAATATTATCTTGTCAATTAAGAAATTTATCAAGAAAAGTTCACCAGATATTGTTTTGTATTTTGATCGTTTAGATGTACAAAGTAGGGACTATAGTGATCTGCCTTTGCTCAAACTTGTCACTGAGACATTTGGAGCTGCCATCTGGTTCAACACTATTGTAGTTCTCACTCATGCTGCATCAGCTCCTCCGGATGGAGCCAATGGATCACCTCTTAGCTATGAGATGTTTGTAGCTCAGCGGTCTCACATAGTGCAACATTCCATACGCCAAGCGGCTGGCGACATGCGACTCATGAATCCTGTATCTCTAGTGGAGAATCATTCAGCATGTAGAAGAAACAGGGAGGGCCAGCGTGTTTTACCCAATGGTCAGGTTTGGAAACCtcaattgttgttgttgtgtctttcATCAAAGGTCTTGGCTGAAGCAAATGCCCTTCTGAAATTGCAAGATAATACTCCTGGAAAGCCACTTGGGCTTCGCACACGAGCTCCACCATTGCCTTTTCTACTGTCCTCACTTTTGCAGTCCAGAGCACAGTTGAAAGCTCCAGATGAGGATGGGGAAGACATTGATTCTGATATAGATCTGGAGGATTTATCAGACACAGAAGTTGAAGATGAGTATGACCGACTTCCTCCTTTCAAGTATTTGACAAAATCTGAGTTATCTGAACTGACAAAAGAAGAAAGGGAAGCTTACTATGATGAAAAGTATAACAGAGAAAAATTATATCAGAAGAAACAGTGGAAAGAGGAGCTGAAAAGGCGAAAAAAtatgaagaagaaatcagattcTGCTAAACCAGATTCTGATAAACCAAAACAAAATCCTGAAGAGGAGGATGATGGTCAGCCAGAACCAGAGGCAGTGCCCATGCCAGATATGACAATGCCTCAAACATTTGACTCTGATAATCCTACTTATAGGTATCGTTATCTTGATACTCCCAGTCAGTGGCTTGTCAGGCCAGTTCTGGACACGAATGGTTGGGACCATGATACTGGATACGATGGAGTAAATGTGGAGAGGATGTTTGTTATTAAAAACAAGATACCAGCCTCGGTTTCTGGGCAACTTACAAAAGATAAAAAGGAAGCCAATTTTCAAATGGAGTGTGCTGCCTCTGTAAAGCATGGAGAACATCAAGCTACACTAGCAAGCTTTGATGTGCAAAGTGTTGGTAGGGGCCTTGCTTATACTCTTCGTAGTGAGACCAAGTTCAGCAATTTCAAGGGCAATAAGACTGCAGGTGGACTTTCTTTCACCTATTTAGGTAATACACTGGCAACTGGTATGAAGCTTGAAGATAGCCTAAAAGTTGGAAAGAGGTTGAAGTTTGTTGTAAATGGTGGTGCTATGATGGGTCGTGGAGATGTGGCTTATGGGGGAAGCTTAGAAGCCACACTGAGAGACAAGGACTACCCAGTTGGCCAAATGCTTACGACCTTGGGTCTATCTGTAATGAATTGGCACGGGGATCTGGCTATTGGTGGCAATCTTCAGTCACAATTTGCTGTGGGAAGGAAATGGAAAGTTGTTACCCGCGCAAATTTAAACAACAGGCGTTCTGGTCAAATAAGTATTCGAACAAGTAGCTCTGAGCAGCTTCAAATAGCTTTGATTGGCCTTATTCCAATAATCAGGAGTCTCATTCGGGGCCGGTTGTCTGAACCTCCTTATTCGACCTAG
- the LOC131033314 gene encoding translocase of chloroplast 101, chloroplastic isoform X2, whose product MPRYIHHSRPNGAAISRPSPSVEDNQQIGDSSDGYDETQEKLQMIRVKFLRVVQRLGQTPQNVVVTQVLYRLGLAEGLKRGASANRAFSSDRASAIAEELEAAGQEDLDFTCNILVLGKTGVGKSATINSIFDESKSATNAFQPATCKVREILGTIHGIKVRVVDTPGLMPSSADQRRNKNIILSIKKFIKKSSPDIVLYFDRLDVQSRDYSDLPLLKLVTETFGAAIWFNTIVVLTHAASAPPDGANGSPLSYEMFVAQRSHIVQHSIRQAAGDMRLMNPVSLVENHSACRRNREGQRVLPNGQVWKPQLLLLCLSSKVLAEANALLKLQDNTPGKPLGLRTRAPPLPFLLSSLLQSRAQLKAPDEDGEDIDSDIDLEDLSDTEVEDEYDRLPPFKYLTKSELSELTKEEREAYYDEKYNREKLYQKKQWKEELKRRKNMKKKSDSAKPDSDKPKQNPEEEDDGQPEPEAVPMPDMTMPQTFDSDNPTYRYRYLDTPSQWLVRPVLDTNGWDHDTGYDGVNVERMFVIKNKIPASVSGQLTKDKKEANFQMECAASVKHGEHQATLASFDVQSVGRGLAYTLRSETKFSNFKGNKTAGGLSFTYLGNTLATGMKLEDSLKVGKRLKFVVNGGAMMGRGDVAYGGSLEATLRDKDYPVGQMLTTLGLSVMNWHGDLAIGGNLQSQFAVGRKWKVVTRANLNNRRSGQISIRTSSSEQLQIALIGLIPIIRSLIRGRLSEPPYST is encoded by the coding sequence ATGCCTCGTTATATTCATCATTCCCGACCAAATGGAGCAGCCATTTCTCGTCCATCCCCATCGGTGGAAGATAATCAACAAATTGGAGATTCAAGTGATGGTTACGATGAAACACAGGAGAAACTGCAGATGATTAGAGTGAAGTTTTTGCGTGTTGTTCAAAGATTAGGTCAGACTCCTCAGAATGTTGTGGTTACACAAGTTTTGTACAGGTTGGGACTTGCTGAGGGACTAAAAAGAGGAGCAAGTGCCAACAGGGCATTTAGTTCCGACAGAGCAAGTGCAATTGCAGAGGAGCTAGAAGCAGCTGGGCAAGAGGATTTGGATTTCACTTGTAACATTTTGGTTCTTGGGAAAACAGGTGTAGGAAAGAGTGCCACAATCAATTCCATTTTTGATGAATCTAAGTCTGCAACCAATGCGTTTCAACCAGCAACATGCAAGGTTAGGGAGATACTGGGAACCATTCATGGCATCAAGGTCAGGGTTGTTGATACGCCTGGTTTGATGCCCTCTTCTGCTGATCAGCGCAGAAACAAAAATATTATCTTGTCAATTAAGAAATTTATCAAGAAAAGTTCACCAGATATTGTTTTGTATTTTGATCGTTTAGATGTACAAAGTAGGGACTATAGTGATCTGCCTTTGCTCAAACTTGTCACTGAGACATTTGGAGCTGCCATCTGGTTCAACACTATTGTAGTTCTCACTCATGCTGCATCAGCTCCTCCGGATGGAGCCAATGGATCACCTCTTAGCTATGAGATGTTTGTAGCTCAGCGGTCTCACATAGTGCAACATTCCATACGCCAAGCGGCTGGCGACATGCGACTCATGAATCCTGTATCTCTAGTGGAGAATCATTCAGCATGTAGAAGAAACAGGGAGGGCCAGCGTGTTTTACCCAATGGTCAGGTTTGGAAACCtcaattgttgttgttgtgtctttcATCAAAGGTCTTGGCTGAAGCAAATGCCCTTCTGAAATTGCAAGATAATACTCCTGGAAAGCCACTTGGGCTTCGCACACGAGCTCCACCATTGCCTTTTCTACTGTCCTCACTTTTGCAGTCCAGAGCACAGTTGAAAGCTCCAGATGAGGATGGGGAAGACATTGATTCTGATATAGATCTGGAGGATTTATCAGACACAGAAGTTGAAGATGAGTATGACCGACTTCCTCCTTTCAAGTATTTGACAAAATCTGAGTTATCTGAACTGACAAAAGAAGAAAGGGAAGCTTACTATGATGAAAAGTATAACAGAGAAAAATTATATCAGAAGAAACAGTGGAAAGAGGAGCTGAAAAGGCGAAAAAAtatgaagaagaaatcagattcTGCTAAACCAGATTCTGATAAACCAAAACAAAATCCTGAAGAGGAGGATGATGGTCAGCCAGAACCAGAGGCAGTGCCCATGCCAGATATGACAATGCCTCAAACATTTGACTCTGATAATCCTACTTATAGGTATCGTTATCTTGATACTCCCAGTCAGTGGCTTGTCAGGCCAGTTCTGGACACGAATGGTTGGGACCATGATACTGGATACGATGGAGTAAATGTGGAGAGGATGTTTGTTATTAAAAACAAGATACCAGCCTCGGTTTCTGGGCAACTTACAAAAGATAAAAAGGAAGCCAATTTTCAAATGGAGTGTGCTGCCTCTGTAAAGCATGGAGAACATCAAGCTACACTAGCAAGCTTTGATGTGCAAAGTGTTGGTAGGGGCCTTGCTTATACTCTTCGTAGTGAGACCAAGTTCAGCAATTTCAAGGGCAATAAGACTGCAGGTGGACTTTCTTTCACCTATTTAGGTAATACACTGGCAACTGGTATGAAGCTTGAAGATAGCCTAAAAGTTGGAAAGAGGTTGAAGTTTGTTGTAAATGGTGGTGCTATGATGGGTCGTGGAGATGTGGCTTATGGGGGAAGCTTAGAAGCCACACTGAGAGACAAGGACTACCCAGTTGGCCAAATGCTTACGACCTTGGGTCTATCTGTAATGAATTGGCACGGGGATCTGGCTATTGGTGGCAATCTTCAGTCACAATTTGCTGTGGGAAGGAAATGGAAAGTTGTTACCCGCGCAAATTTAAACAACAGGCGTTCTGGTCAAATAAGTATTCGAACAAGTAGCTCTGAGCAGCTTCAAATAGCTTTGATTGGCCTTATTCCAATAATCAGGAGTCTCATTCGGGGCCGGTTGTCTGAACCTCCTTATTCGACCTAG